One Nonomuraea angiospora DNA segment encodes these proteins:
- a CDS encoding maleylpyruvate isomerase N-terminal domain-containing protein → MGEIRQSYLVAATSAVSLLRHPAVAAAWDKPSALTEFSVAGLAGHLAHQLVRVRDVLAPDGVAGEPVELLEHYSRSPWVQAGLDHESNVSIRRGGQAAAADGPAALADRTQALLDALTAALAAEPGDRVVGLPWAGWSLRLDDFLLTRLVELVVHSDDLAASVGLDTPELPSSIIDPVVELLARLAVHRHGATAVIRTLSRTERAPATISAF, encoded by the coding sequence ATGGGGGAAATCAGGCAGTCCTATCTGGTGGCCGCGACGTCCGCGGTGTCCCTGCTGCGCCATCCCGCCGTGGCGGCGGCCTGGGACAAGCCGAGCGCGCTGACCGAGTTCAGCGTCGCGGGGCTGGCCGGGCACCTGGCCCACCAGCTCGTCCGCGTCCGTGACGTCCTCGCGCCCGACGGCGTGGCCGGCGAGCCGGTCGAGCTCCTGGAGCACTACTCGAGGTCGCCGTGGGTGCAGGCGGGGCTCGACCACGAGAGCAACGTGAGCATCAGGCGCGGCGGCCAGGCCGCCGCCGCCGACGGGCCCGCGGCGCTGGCCGACCGGACGCAGGCGCTGCTCGACGCGCTGACCGCCGCCCTGGCCGCCGAACCCGGCGACCGGGTCGTGGGCCTGCCGTGGGCGGGGTGGTCGCTGCGGCTCGACGACTTCCTGCTCACGCGGCTCGTGGAGCTGGTCGTGCACTCGGACGACCTGGCGGCGAGCGTGGGGCTGGACACGCCGGAGCTGCCGTCCTCGATCATCGACCCCGTGGTCGAACTGCTGGCCCGGCTGGCCGTCCACCGGCACGGGGCCACGGCGGTCATCCGCACGCTCAGCCGCACCGAACGCGCCCCCGCCACCATCAGCGCCTTCTGA
- a CDS encoding DMT family transporter, whose product MNWLVLLLAGLVEVAWSQSIKPTHNFTRPVPTLVSLVLMAAAVWLLSQAMNTLPVGTAYAVFTGIGAVGAITLGIALNDDPVSVGRMAALALIVGGIVLARVTT is encoded by the coding sequence GTGAACTGGCTCGTCCTGCTCCTCGCCGGCCTCGTCGAAGTGGCGTGGTCGCAGAGCATCAAGCCGACGCACAACTTCACCCGGCCGGTGCCGACGCTCGTGAGCCTCGTCCTGATGGCCGCCGCCGTCTGGCTGCTGTCCCAGGCGATGAACACGCTGCCCGTCGGCACCGCGTACGCCGTCTTCACGGGCATCGGCGCGGTCGGCGCGATCACCCTGGGCATCGCGCTCAACGACGACCCCGTCTCGGTCGGCAGGATGGCGGCGCTCGCCCTGATTGTCGGAGGGATAGTGTTGGCGCGAGTTACCACCTAA
- a CDS encoding FMN-dependent NADH-azoreductase, translated as MLLHLDASARRASSFSRRLSAVYADTWRAAHPDRPYAYRDLAAQPVPHIGEAWTELCDHLLEHKITDISRYREAVRTPAQRQAWAVVEPLLDEVVAAEVILIGTPMYNYSIPSSLKAWLDQITFPKMSLEGRSFVVTSARGGAYGPGTPREPYDHQERYLRDFFKGHFRVEDVTFIHAELVNARLDPALADLRDRHEESLAAALKEAAR; from the coding sequence ATGTTGCTGCATCTGGACGCGAGCGCGCGCCGGGCGTCGTCGTTCTCGCGAAGGTTGTCCGCCGTGTACGCCGACACGTGGCGGGCGGCGCACCCCGATCGCCCGTACGCGTACCGGGACCTGGCCGCGCAGCCGGTGCCGCACATCGGCGAGGCGTGGACCGAGCTCTGCGACCACCTCCTCGAACACAAGATCACCGACATTTCGCGATATCGGGAGGCGGTGCGGACGCCCGCCCAGCGGCAGGCGTGGGCCGTCGTGGAGCCGCTGCTCGACGAGGTGGTGGCGGCCGAGGTGATCCTGATCGGCACGCCCATGTACAACTACTCGATCCCCTCCTCACTCAAGGCCTGGCTCGACCAGATCACGTTCCCGAAGATGTCGCTCGAAGGCCGCTCGTTCGTGGTGACGAGCGCGCGGGGCGGCGCGTACGGGCCGGGCACGCCCCGCGAGCCCTACGACCACCAGGAGCGCTACCTGCGCGACTTCTTCAAGGGGCACTTCAGGGTCGAGGACGTGACGTTCATCCACGCGGAGCTGGTCAACGCGCGGCTCGATCCGGCCCTGGCGGACCTGCGCGACAGGCACGAGGAGTCCCTGGCGGCGGCGCTCAAGGAGGCGGCCCGGTGA
- a CDS encoding TetR/AcrR family transcriptional regulator codes for MERADAARNRARILEAAAQLFAERLPQDVTMDDIAKKAGVGRGTLYRRYPDRASIAVALLDEHERALQERLLRGDPPLGPGAPPGERLAAFYAAMVRLLEDHRHLVLGSEVGRSRFETGAYGFWRAHVRALLVAARTPDPDALVDVLLAPLAPEVYGYQRAVLGLTPEQITRALAELTATLRSGPS; via the coding sequence ATGGAGAGAGCCGACGCCGCGCGGAACCGCGCGCGCATCCTGGAGGCGGCCGCGCAGCTCTTCGCGGAGCGGCTCCCGCAGGACGTGACGATGGACGACATCGCCAAGAAGGCCGGGGTGGGCCGGGGCACGCTCTACCGCCGCTACCCCGACCGGGCGTCGATCGCCGTCGCGCTCCTCGACGAGCACGAGCGGGCGCTCCAGGAGCGGCTGCTGCGCGGAGACCCGCCGCTCGGCCCGGGAGCGCCGCCCGGCGAGCGGCTCGCCGCCTTCTACGCCGCGATGGTGCGCCTGCTGGAGGACCACCGGCACCTGGTCCTCGGCTCGGAAGTGGGCCGCTCGCGCTTCGAGACGGGCGCGTACGGCTTCTGGCGGGCGCACGTGCGCGCGCTCCTGGTCGCGGCCCGCACCCCGGACCCCGACGCGCTGGTGGACGTCCTGCTCGCGCCGCTGGCCCCCGAGGTGTACGGCTACCAGCGCGCGGTGCTCGGCCTGACCCCGGAGCAGATCACGCGGGCGCTGGCCGAGCTCACGGCGACCCTCAGGTCAGGGCCTTCCTGA
- a CDS encoding nucleotidyltransferase domain-containing protein, giving the protein MHAATERLLSDFLRGVEPAVPLVALWAHGSLATDDYQPGRSDLDLIAVVDAPVTMEQWRRIKAVHRGLDGPLAARLHCSYLARQELAEPSAEHVTWAHERIFRRPVSAVTRRELHEAPLELYGPPPAELLPPVSDEELTDFVRGDLRDYWLVKTRARRRWLRDIWVDLGLLTVARATVTLREGRMISKREALDVLAELGAPESVVADIRARRYGTPRPVLSRFRRGRLARAFVRSAIRKALT; this is encoded by the coding sequence ATGCACGCGGCGACCGAACGACTGCTGAGCGACTTTCTCCGGGGCGTCGAACCGGCCGTGCCCTTGGTCGCCTTATGGGCGCACGGTTCGCTCGCCACCGATGACTACCAGCCCGGCCGCAGCGACCTGGATCTGATCGCGGTCGTCGACGCGCCGGTGACGATGGAGCAGTGGCGCCGGATCAAGGCCGTCCACCGGGGGCTCGACGGGCCGCTGGCCGCGCGGCTGCACTGCTCGTACCTGGCCAGGCAGGAGCTGGCCGAGCCCTCGGCCGAGCACGTGACCTGGGCGCACGAGCGCATCTTCCGCCGTCCCGTCAGCGCGGTCACCCGCCGCGAGCTGCACGAAGCGCCTTTGGAGCTGTACGGCCCGCCGCCCGCCGAGCTGCTGCCGCCGGTGTCGGACGAGGAGCTGACCGACTTCGTACGCGGTGACCTGCGCGACTACTGGCTCGTCAAGACGCGGGCCCGGCGGCGCTGGCTGCGTGACATCTGGGTGGACCTGGGCCTGCTCACGGTCGCCCGGGCCACGGTCACGCTGCGCGAAGGGCGGATGATCAGCAAGCGGGAGGCCCTCGACGTGCTCGCCGAGCTGGGGGCGCCCGAGAGCGTGGTGGCCGACATCCGGGCGCGCAGGTACGGCACGCCGCGGCCGGTGCTGAGCCGGTTCAGGAGGGGGCGGCTGGCCCGCGCGTTCGTCAGGTCGGCCATCAGGAAGGCCCTGACCTGA
- a CDS encoding ribose-phosphate diphosphokinase codes for MRDITVFSGSAHPELAEEICRQLGTPLHPVRIERFANDVLEVQLQANCRERDVFLIQPLVPPVQEHLVELLLMLDAARGASAARTTVVLPHYAYARSDKKDAPRISIGARLVADLMVAAGASRVLAMTLHSPQVHGFFSVPVDHLHALRELAAHFRQYDLSNTVVVSPDLGNAKEAAHFARLLGTGVAMGAKQRFSDDRVVISSVIGDVTGKDVIILDDEIAKGSTVIELLDRLRERGARSVRVACTHGLFAGGAVERLSALPEVEEIVCTNTVPSPKPSDKLTVLSIAPALAEAMRRIHDGESVSALFNAS; via the coding sequence GTGCGAGACATCACGGTTTTCAGCGGAAGCGCCCATCCTGAGCTGGCTGAAGAGATCTGCCGGCAGCTGGGCACGCCACTCCACCCGGTGCGCATCGAGCGCTTCGCCAACGACGTCCTCGAAGTGCAGCTCCAGGCCAACTGCCGTGAACGCGACGTGTTCCTCATCCAGCCGCTCGTGCCGCCCGTGCAGGAGCATCTGGTCGAGCTGCTGCTGATGCTGGACGCGGCGCGGGGCGCGTCCGCCGCGCGGACCACCGTCGTCCTTCCGCATTACGCCTATGCCAGATCGGACAAGAAGGACGCCCCGCGCATCTCGATCGGCGCGCGGCTGGTCGCCGACCTGATGGTGGCCGCGGGCGCCAGCCGGGTGCTGGCGATGACGCTGCACTCGCCGCAGGTGCACGGCTTCTTCAGCGTCCCCGTCGACCACCTGCACGCGCTGCGCGAGCTGGCCGCGCACTTCCGCCAGTACGACCTGTCGAACACGGTCGTCGTCTCCCCCGACCTCGGCAACGCCAAGGAGGCCGCCCACTTCGCCCGCCTGCTCGGCACGGGCGTCGCCATGGGCGCCAAGCAGCGCTTCAGCGACGACCGCGTGGTGATCAGCTCCGTGATCGGCGACGTCACGGGCAAGGACGTGATCATCCTGGACGACGAGATCGCCAAGGGCAGCACGGTCATCGAACTGCTCGACCGGCTGCGGGAGCGCGGGGCCCGCTCGGTGCGGGTGGCCTGCACGCACGGGCTGTTCGCGGGCGGGGCGGTGGAGCGGCTGAGCGCGCTGCCGGAGGTCGAGGAGATCGTCTGCACCAACACGGTGCCGTCGCCCAAGCCCAGCGACAAGCTCACCGTGCTGTCGATCGCGCCCGCTCTGGCCGAGGCCATGCGCCGCATCCACGACGGGGAGTCGGTGAGCGCGCTGTTCAACGCGTCCTGA
- a CDS encoding HAD family hydrolase, translating to MFDLDGVLVDSEPVWEEVRRAFVAEHGGTWQPDTQSRLMGMSTGEWAAYLHSLGVSMPPDEIARGVVDQMAARYRDGVPLMPGAVETVRRLSDAVTLGLASSSPRTLIDVVLDAAELKECFAATVSTEEVERGKPAPDGYLEAARRIGADPRKCVAVEDSSNGLRSAHAAGMRVIAVPHPHYPPAPDALALAWRVLPGLDELTADLLLA from the coding sequence GTGTTCGACCTCGATGGCGTGCTGGTGGACTCCGAACCCGTGTGGGAGGAGGTGCGCCGGGCGTTCGTCGCCGAACACGGCGGCACCTGGCAGCCCGACACGCAGTCCAGGCTCATGGGCATGAGCACCGGGGAGTGGGCCGCGTACCTGCACTCGCTGGGGGTGTCGATGCCTCCCGACGAGATCGCGCGGGGCGTGGTGGACCAGATGGCCGCCCGCTACCGCGACGGGGTGCCGCTGATGCCCGGGGCGGTGGAGACGGTGCGGCGGCTGTCCGACGCCGTCACGCTGGGGCTGGCCAGCTCGTCCCCGCGCACGCTGATCGACGTGGTGCTGGACGCGGCCGAGCTCAAGGAGTGCTTCGCGGCCACGGTCTCGACCGAGGAGGTCGAGCGCGGCAAGCCGGCGCCCGACGGGTATCTGGAGGCCGCCCGGCGGATCGGGGCGGACCCGCGCAAGTGCGTGGCGGTGGAGGACTCGAGCAACGGGCTGCGTTCGGCGCACGCGGCGGGCATGCGCGTGATCGCCGTGCCGCACCCGCACTACCCGCCCGCTCCCGACGCGCTGGCGCTGGCCTGGCGGGTCCTGCCCGGCCTCGACGAGCTGACCGCCGATCTGCTGCTCGCCTGA
- a CDS encoding alkyl/aryl-sulfatase yields the protein MADLPFHDKDDFADADRGFIAKLSPAVIQTADGRVIWDNDSYDFLQGECPATAHPSLWRQGQLCARQGLYEVTEGVYQVRGLDLSNMTLVEGERGVLVIDPLISTECAAAALRLYREHRGDRPVTGVVYTHSHVDHFGGVRGVTGGGVPILAPEGFMEHAVSENVYAGPAMTRRAVYMYGPALPRSPEGQIGCGLGMTTSTGTVSLIPPTTEITRTGQEETVDGIRMLFQLTPGTEAPAEMNFLFPDRRALCLAENATHNQHNIVTLRGAKVRDARAWARYLNETVTLFADRAEVAFASHHWPTWGRGGIVRFLEQQRDMYAYLHDQTLRLLNKGLTGPEIAEAMHMPPELEQAWHTHGYYGSVSHNVKAVYQRYLGWFDGNPAHLWEHPPRESAVRYVDCLGGGSAVVAFARRYIGENDLRFAAQLLNHAVFADEGNKEARDLLAEVYTRLGHGAENAVWRNFYLMGALELSDGIVPAAVDTTTSLDLLAALSVEQIFDSLAIRVDGPRAWHERLSIDWHLTDLGERYRTTLSNGALIQQRDPADESADLTLRLTKDQLVGLLAGKGVGGVEREGDTGALQRLVAVLDHATPDFAIVTA from the coding sequence ATGGCAGACCTTCCATTTCATGACAAGGACGACTTCGCGGACGCGGACCGCGGGTTCATCGCGAAGCTGAGCCCGGCAGTGATCCAGACTGCGGACGGCCGGGTCATCTGGGACAACGACTCCTACGACTTCCTCCAGGGGGAGTGCCCGGCGACGGCCCACCCCAGCCTCTGGCGGCAGGGCCAGCTGTGCGCCAGGCAAGGTCTGTACGAGGTCACCGAGGGGGTCTACCAGGTACGCGGCCTGGACCTGTCGAACATGACTTTGGTCGAGGGCGAGCGCGGCGTCCTCGTGATCGACCCGCTGATCTCCACGGAGTGCGCCGCCGCCGCGCTCCGGCTCTACCGCGAGCACCGCGGCGACCGCCCGGTCACCGGCGTGGTCTACACGCACTCGCACGTCGACCACTTCGGCGGCGTACGCGGCGTCACCGGCGGCGGCGTGCCGATCCTGGCCCCGGAGGGGTTCATGGAGCACGCGGTGTCGGAGAACGTCTACGCGGGCCCCGCCATGACCCGCCGGGCCGTCTACATGTACGGCCCCGCCCTGCCCCGCTCGCCCGAGGGCCAGATCGGCTGCGGCCTCGGCATGACCACCTCGACGGGCACCGTGTCGCTCATCCCGCCCACGACGGAGATCACCCGTACCGGCCAGGAGGAGACCGTCGACGGGATCCGGATGCTCTTCCAGCTCACGCCCGGCACCGAGGCCCCCGCCGAGATGAACTTCCTCTTCCCCGACCGGCGCGCCCTGTGCCTGGCCGAGAACGCCACGCACAACCAGCACAACATCGTCACCCTGCGCGGCGCCAAGGTCCGCGACGCCCGCGCCTGGGCGCGCTACCTGAACGAGACCGTCACGCTGTTCGCCGACCGCGCCGAGGTCGCCTTCGCCTCGCACCACTGGCCCACCTGGGGCCGCGGCGGCATCGTCCGCTTCCTCGAACAGCAGCGGGACATGTACGCGTACCTGCACGACCAGACGCTGCGGCTGCTCAACAAGGGCCTGACCGGGCCCGAGATCGCCGAGGCCATGCACATGCCGCCCGAACTGGAGCAGGCCTGGCACACGCACGGCTACTACGGCTCGGTCAGCCACAACGTCAAGGCCGTCTACCAGCGCTACCTGGGGTGGTTCGACGGGAACCCGGCGCACCTGTGGGAGCACCCGCCGAGGGAGAGCGCCGTCCGGTACGTCGACTGCCTGGGCGGCGGCTCGGCCGTGGTCGCGTTCGCCAGGCGCTACATCGGCGAGAACGACCTGCGCTTCGCCGCCCAGCTGCTCAACCACGCCGTCTTCGCCGACGAGGGCAACAAGGAGGCCCGCGACCTGCTCGCCGAGGTCTACACCCGGCTCGGCCACGGCGCCGAGAACGCCGTGTGGCGCAACTTCTACCTCATGGGCGCCCTGGAGCTGTCCGACGGCATCGTGCCCGCCGCCGTGGACACCACCACCTCGCTCGACCTGCTCGCCGCGCTGTCCGTGGAGCAGATCTTCGACTCGCTCGCCATCCGCGTGGACGGGCCGCGCGCCTGGCACGAGCGGCTGTCGATCGACTGGCACCTGACCGACCTGGGGGAGCGGTACCGTACGACGCTCTCGAACGGCGCGCTCATCCAGCAGCGCGACCCCGCGGACGAGAGCGCCGACCTGACGCTCCGGCTGACCAAGGACCAGCTCGTCGGGCTGCTGGCGGGCAAGGGCGTCGGGGGCGTGGAGCGCGAGGGGGACACGGGGGCGCTGCAGCGGCTGGTCGCGGTCCTCGACCACGCGACACCCGACTTCGCCATCGTCACGGCCTGA
- a CDS encoding purine-cytosine permease family protein → MDTMTVEQNGINAVPEAERRGRPGDLFWPWAGSNLSLFGVAFGVYMVGLGLGVIPAIVAGAVGYALSFLLVGLVAVAGTRSGVPTMTLGRAPFGYQGNKLPAVFSYISNVGWEIVLVTLSAQSGAAILGRLAPGVPATTATAVCFAVAAVVVIAVGVYGHALIMAVQRYLTYAFVVLTVVYMALMLPKLGGSLNGGAGPGEWVGGVVFAMTLLGLGWVNCGADYSRYLPANSRARSVALWTTLGGAVPPMVLLVFGVLLTGGDPNLAKTAGGDPVGALAQALPTWFLLPYLLTAIGGFLAGAIMDIYSSGLSMLALGVPVRRHYAVLIDGLLMVLGGYYLLFVSSSFLATFQAFLAIIGVVMAAWVAIFLVDMWRLRAGGRSYDERLLRPGAPALNWAGLVSLVVASVVGLGLITSSDPNIARIVGFLMSDGMKAGTFAGANIGVVIALVLAGLLYLLITTFAGRRREA, encoded by the coding sequence ATGGACACGATGACCGTCGAGCAGAACGGCATCAACGCGGTCCCCGAGGCCGAGCGGCGCGGCCGGCCGGGGGATCTCTTCTGGCCGTGGGCCGGCTCCAACCTCTCCCTGTTCGGTGTCGCCTTCGGCGTCTACATGGTCGGTCTCGGCCTGGGCGTGATCCCCGCGATCGTCGCCGGGGCGGTCGGGTACGCGCTGTCGTTCCTGCTGGTGGGCCTGGTCGCGGTCGCGGGGACGCGGTCGGGCGTGCCGACGATGACGCTGGGGCGGGCGCCGTTCGGCTACCAGGGGAACAAGCTGCCCGCCGTCTTCTCCTACATCTCGAACGTCGGCTGGGAGATCGTGCTCGTCACGCTCTCCGCGCAGAGCGGCGCGGCGATCCTGGGGCGGCTCGCGCCCGGCGTCCCCGCCACCACGGCCACCGCCGTGTGCTTCGCCGTCGCGGCCGTCGTGGTGATCGCGGTCGGCGTGTACGGCCACGCCCTGATCATGGCGGTCCAGCGGTACCTGACGTACGCGTTCGTCGTGCTGACCGTCGTCTACATGGCCCTCATGCTGCCGAAGCTCGGCGGGTCGCTGAACGGCGGCGCGGGCCCCGGCGAGTGGGTCGGCGGGGTCGTCTTCGCCATGACGCTGCTGGGCCTGGGCTGGGTCAACTGCGGCGCCGACTACTCCCGCTACCTGCCCGCGAACTCCCGGGCGAGATCGGTGGCGCTGTGGACGACGCTGGGGGGCGCGGTGCCGCCCATGGTGCTGCTCGTGTTCGGCGTGCTGCTGACGGGCGGCGACCCCAACCTGGCCAAGACCGCCGGGGGCGACCCGGTGGGCGCGCTGGCCCAGGCGCTGCCGACCTGGTTCTTACTGCCGTACCTGCTGACCGCCATCGGCGGCTTCCTGGCCGGGGCGATCATGGACATCTACTCGTCCGGGCTGTCGATGCTGGCGCTCGGCGTGCCGGTCAGGCGGCACTACGCGGTGCTGATCGACGGCCTGCTCATGGTGCTCGGCGGCTACTACCTGCTGTTCGTGTCCAGCAGCTTCCTCGCCACCTTCCAGGCGTTCCTGGCGATCATCGGGGTCGTGATGGCGGCCTGGGTGGCGATCTTCCTGGTGGACATGTGGCGGCTGCGCGCGGGCGGCAGGTCGTACGACGAGCGGCTGCTGCGGCCGGGCGCGCCCGCGCTCAACTGGGCCGGACTGGTGTCGCTGGTCGTGGCCTCGGTCGTGGGCCTCGGGCTGATCACGTCGAGCGACCCGAACATCGCCAGGATCGTCGGCTTCCTGATGAGTGACGGGATGAAGGCGGGCACGTTCGCCGGGGCGAACATCGGCGTGGTCATCGCCCTCGTGCTGGCCGGGCTGCTGTACCTCCTGATCACCACCTTCGCCGGGCGGCGCCGCGAGGCGTGA
- a CDS encoding MFS transporter encodes MSAETGFGRRRQALGVCLVSAFMTGLDVSIVNVALPSIRAGLQATEDGLQWTVSGYALTFGLLLVPAGRMGDARSRRTLFMWGVALFTLASAACGFAWDMKVLIAARLVQGMAAGTVNPQVSGLIQQMFERHERGRAFGALGATIGLSTAAGPLIGGALVTLSGPELGWRWVFLVNVPIGLALLPLAWRVLPAPRQDVSRRPESMDPVGVLLLGVGVAGLLLPFIQRHQWEGNAKWLIIPASLLILGGFVTWERFYRREPLVDLALFRKRSYRLGTAIGLFYFAGFTGIFFIFTLYLQSGLHYSPLLAGLSITPFALGSASASVVGGRVVSRAGRRVVVIGLLTVIAGLSATMAATALVPGPGAGLATALPLLVAGIGSGLVISPNQAITLSEVPPEGGGSAAGVLQTGQRLGSAIGIATAGSTFFGALGTDWATAFRHGLLVILLFIVISLSAAAYDLARPS; translated from the coding sequence ATGAGCGCGGAGACCGGGTTCGGCAGGCGGCGGCAGGCACTGGGCGTGTGCCTGGTGTCGGCGTTCATGACGGGTCTGGACGTGAGCATCGTCAACGTGGCGCTGCCGTCGATCCGCGCCGGCCTGCAGGCGACGGAGGACGGCCTGCAGTGGACGGTCTCCGGCTACGCGCTGACGTTCGGCCTGCTGCTGGTCCCGGCCGGGCGCATGGGGGACGCCAGGAGCCGCAGGACGCTGTTCATGTGGGGCGTGGCGCTGTTCACGCTCGCCAGCGCGGCGTGCGGCTTCGCCTGGGACATGAAGGTGCTGATCGCGGCCAGGCTCGTGCAGGGCATGGCGGCCGGGACGGTGAACCCGCAGGTGTCGGGGCTGATCCAGCAGATGTTCGAGCGGCACGAGCGGGGCCGGGCGTTCGGCGCGCTGGGCGCCACCATCGGCCTGTCCACGGCCGCCGGGCCGCTGATCGGCGGCGCCCTCGTCACCCTGTCCGGGCCCGAGCTGGGGTGGCGGTGGGTGTTCCTGGTGAACGTGCCGATCGGACTGGCCCTGCTGCCGCTGGCCTGGCGGGTCCTGCCGGCCCCGCGGCAGGACGTGTCGCGGCGGCCCGAGAGCATGGACCCGGTGGGCGTGCTCCTCCTGGGCGTCGGGGTGGCGGGCCTGCTGCTGCCCTTCATCCAGCGCCACCAGTGGGAGGGGAACGCCAAATGGCTGATCATCCCCGCCTCGCTCCTGATCCTGGGCGGTTTCGTGACGTGGGAGCGGTTCTACCGCCGCGAGCCTCTCGTGGACCTGGCGCTGTTCAGGAAACGCTCCTATCGCCTCGGCACGGCCATTGGGCTGTTCTACTTCGCCGGGTTCACCGGCATCTTCTTCATCTTCACCCTGTACCTGCAGAGCGGCCTCCATTACAGCCCCCTGCTGGCGGGCCTGTCGATCACGCCGTTCGCCCTCGGCTCGGCCTCGGCCAGCGTGGTGGGCGGGCGGGTGGTGTCCCGCGCGGGGCGCCGCGTGGTGGTCATCGGCCTGCTCACGGTGATCGCCGGCCTGTCGGCGACCATGGCCGCCACCGCGCTGGTGCCCGGACCCGGCGCGGGCCTGGCCACCGCCCTGCCCCTGCTGGTCGCGGGCATCGGCAGCGGCCTGGTCATCTCACCCAACCAGGCCATCACCCTGTCGGAGGTGCCGCCCGAGGGCGGCGGGAGCGCGGCGGGGGTCCTGCAGACGGGCCAGCGGCTGGGCTCGGCGATCGGCATCGCGACGGCCGGCTCCACCTTCTTCGGCGCGCTCGGCACGGACTGGGCGACCGCCTTCCGTCACGGCCTGCTGGTGATCCTGCTGTTCATCGTCATCTCCCTGTCGGCCGCCGCGTACGACCTCGCCCGCCCGAGTTAG
- a CDS encoding NUDIX domain-containing protein has protein sequence MTTRNSHCSFCGTAYVPDQEWPRTCAGCGNTSYLNPLPVAVMVLPVDEGLLVIRRDVEPHRGELALPGGFIDLGESWQQAAARELREETGILVEAADVRLFDVLSAPDGTVLIFGLGPRTSSAALPPVTATAETTEWLVIDEPRELAFPLHTRIVAEYFTTN, from the coding sequence GTGACGACCAGAAACTCGCACTGCTCCTTCTGCGGCACGGCGTACGTCCCGGACCAGGAGTGGCCGCGGACCTGCGCCGGCTGCGGCAACACCAGCTACCTCAACCCGCTGCCCGTCGCCGTGATGGTGCTGCCGGTGGACGAGGGGCTGCTCGTGATCCGCCGTGACGTCGAGCCGCATCGCGGGGAGCTCGCCCTGCCCGGCGGCTTCATCGACCTGGGCGAATCCTGGCAGCAGGCGGCCGCTCGGGAGCTTCGGGAGGAGACGGGCATCCTCGTCGAGGCGGCCGACGTCCGGCTGTTCGACGTGCTCAGCGCTCCCGACGGCACGGTGCTGATCTTCGGGTTGGGGCCGCGTACGAGCTCGGCCGCCCTCCCGCCGGTGACGGCCACGGCCGAAACGACGGAGTGGCTGGTGATCGACGAGCCGCGGGAACTGGCGTTCCCGCTGCACACGCGGATCGTGGCGGAGTACTTCACCACGAATTGA
- a CDS encoding PHP domain-containing protein, giving the protein MERTCARAVESGLPAVAFTEHVDFTASVVHADDLDEYAQLKPFVTPAGTPAGTLTGTLAPPRFDSEGYLECVRRCRDRFPGLRIITGVELGEPHWYADEVANLLDAGQFDRVLGSLHCLPVGRQFSEPPYLYRQRPAAEVVRDYLAEIPRLIKSSDAFTVLAHIDYPLRYWPAQAGPYDPNAFQDEFRHALRVLADSGRALEVNTRGPLHPEIVRWWRDEGGDAVAFGSDAHDPTGIAHRFDEATAMVEAQGFRPGRHPHDFWTRTG; this is encoded by the coding sequence ATGGAGCGGACCTGCGCGCGGGCGGTGGAGTCAGGGCTGCCCGCGGTCGCGTTCACCGAGCACGTGGACTTCACGGCCTCGGTGGTCCATGCCGACGACCTCGACGAATACGCGCAGCTAAAGCCGTTCGTCACGCCGGCTGGAACGCCGGCCGGGACGCTGACGGGGACGCTGGCTCCGCCGCGATTCGATTCCGAGGGATATCTGGAGTGCGTGCGGCGCTGCCGCGATCGGTTTCCGGGCCTGCGCATCATCACCGGGGTGGAATTGGGCGAACCGCATTGGTACGCCGACGAGGTCGCGAACCTGCTCGACGCCGGGCAGTTCGACCGGGTGCTCGGTTCGCTGCACTGCCTGCCGGTGGGGCGGCAGTTCTCCGAACCGCCATACCTGTACCGTCAGCGGCCGGCCGCGGAGGTGGTCCGGGACTACCTGGCCGAGATCCCTCGCCTGATCAAGAGCTCGGACGCCTTCACGGTGCTCGCCCACATCGACTACCCGCTTCGCTACTGGCCTGCGCAGGCCGGGCCGTACGATCCGAACGCGTTCCAGGACGAGTTCCGTCATGCCTTGCGCGTGCTCGCCGACAGCGGCCGGGCTCTGGAGGTCAACACGCGGGGGCCGCTCCATCCCGAGATCGTCCGCTGGTGGCGCGACGAAGGCGGGGACGCGGTCGCCTTCGGCAGCGATGCCCACGACCCGACCGGGATCGCGCACCGCTTCGACGAGGCGACGGCCATGGTCGAGGCGCAGGGTTTCCGGCCCGGCCGTCACCCCCATGACTTCTGGACGCGTACGGGCTGA